A stretch of Plutella xylostella chromosome 10, ilPluXylo3.1, whole genome shotgun sequence DNA encodes these proteins:
- the LOC105388817 gene encoding vesicle transport protein SEC20, translating to MDLRASGVFDRLVDRQSRIPQKEDITYTNAVKNLAKYHFEIKAVIQDILECRESMEALNELNEKGRAKISQLRDEIENLELYARDIEKDEYIVKVESERYQLASTLKQFKNANMRSLFAIEKAQRDDLLRQKEGEDSTLRNRKKVDRDGLLKMSSGVTEQLLSISRQLADTAQRSQDTLDNLVSSSSTVHGTQSELENTAGSISQSSKLLKKYGRREFTDKVIMFFAFLFFLAVCLYIVQRRLF from the exons ATGGATCTGAGAGCATCAGGAGTGTTTGATAGATTGGTGGACCGACAATCTAGGATACCACAAAAGGAGGACATTACGTACACAAACGCCGTAAAAAACCTAGCAAAGTACCATTTTGAAATTAAGGCTGTAATACAG GATATTTTAGAATGCCGCGAGTCCATGGAAGCATTAAACGAATTAAATGAAAAAGGCCGAGCCAAAATATCACAGCTGCGTGATGAAATAGAAAACTTAGAGCTGTATGCAAGAGATATTGAGAAAGACGAGTATATTGTTAAAGTGGAATCTGAGAGATATCAACTGGCCAG TACACTGAAGCAGTTCAAGAATGCGAACATGAGAAGCCTGTTTGCCATAGAGAAGGCTCAGAGGGATGACTTGCTCCGACAGAAGGAAGGGGAGGACTCCACACTGAGGAACAGGAAGAAAGTTGACAGAGACGGACTACTCAAAATGTCATCAG GTGTAACAGAGCAGTTGTTGTCAATAAGCCGGCAGCTGGCGGACACGGCGCAGCGCAGCCAGGACACACTGGACAACCTGGTGTCCTCCAGCTCCACAGTACAT GGCACACAGTCAGAATTAGAAAACACGGCCGGCTCCATATCTCAGTCGAGCAAGTTACTGAAGAAGTACGGTAGGAGAGAATTCACTGATAAAGTCATAATGTTCTTTGCATTCCTATTTTTCTTAGCTGTGTGTTTGTATATTGTCCAAAGAAGATTGTTTTAG
- the LOC105388828 gene encoding UDP-glucosyltransferase 2-like, whose product MRLIHIHSVINDLLPCADAGRRESSLLAINNPAPPPRTKITMFNPTVALLLLSLAQYVLSYNILAIISLPLKSHYMAMQPLFKELAAKGHSVTVVNNFPDENPVNNLHFIDLKTVSSANRFPTLEYYEDFDSNYLHMFNFYRHVTVESQFNDCETLFKNEEVRTGLAGGSFDVIFVEGFMSDCALAIAGAKSDAPIISIASHVMLPWMYPRLGLSFDPSSDAFYFSNAGPNPSLINKVESFLMHAVFNTVGRWYIQRGIRASFANHLPGYELDVEEIARRRMKMLFSYQHFSVTGARPLAPQVLEIGGLHVGKPKALPKDVDTFLSEATHGAIYVSFGSNLKSSSMSPRKLEQFLEAFKRIQPIKVLFKWENGSIPDENVLAKSWFPQLDVLCHPKLIGFVSHGGMLSTSEAANCGVPMVAVPFFGDQFGNAASIKAAGLGTTVFFDRLTGDSLAAAIKDITSAETQEKAKKIARLWNDRPMSALDSAIYWTEYVARHKQAPPSLPSKASWCQTIPIGVYSVLLLISFLILVIFVIICKLLKAIVGLLFFKRKIKEE is encoded by the exons ATGCGTCTCATTCACATTCACTCAGTCATTAATGATCTATTGCCATGCGCGGACGCCGGCCGCCGCGAATCAAGTTTACTCGCGATCAATaaccccgcgccgccgccgcgtacCAAAATTACTATGTTTAACCCAACGGTAGCCCTGCTTCTCTTATCTCTAGCTCAATATGTGCTCTCATACAACATCCTCGCAATAATATCACTACCACTGAAAAGCCACTACATGGCGATGCAACCGCTATTTAAAGAGCTAGCGGCGAAAGGGCACTCGGTCACCGTAGTCAACAACTTCCCAGATGAAAATCCCGTAAACAATTTACACTTTATCGATCTGAAAACCGTATCGTCAGCAAACAGGTTCCCGACTTTAGAATACTACGAGGATTTCGACTCAAATTATCTGCACATGTTCAACTTTTACCGACACGTTACTGTGGAGTCTCAGTTTAATGACTGCGAGACGTTGTTCAAGAACGAGGAAGTGAGAACCGGTTTGGCGGGAGGCAGTTTCGACGTGATATTCGTTGAAGGGTTCATGAGCGACTGCGCGCTGGCGATCGCGGGCGCTAAGTCCGACGCTCCTATCATCAGCATCGCCTCCCATGTTATGCTGCCGTGGATGTACCCGCGACTCGGCCTATCCTTCGACCCATCATCTGACGCCTTTTACTTCTCCAACGCTGGCCCGAATCCGTCACTGATCAATAAAGTGGAATCGTTCTTGATGCATGCAGTCTTCAACACGGTGGGTAGGTGGTATATACAGCGAGGTATTCGTGCGTCGTTTGCGAACCACCTGCCGGGTTATGAGCTAGACGTGGAAGAGATAGCTCGGAGAAGGATGAAGATGCTGTTCTCATATCAGCATTTCTCGGTGACGGGCGCGCGGCCGCTGGCTCCTCAAGTGTTGGAGATTGGCGGACTGCATGTGGGGAAGCCTAAAGCTTTGCCTAAG GACGTGGATACGTTTTTATCGGAAGCTACGCATGGTGCCATTTATGTCAGTTTTGGATCTAATCTTAAGTCGAGCTCGATGTCACCTCGCAAGTTGGAACAGTTTCTTGAAGCGTTCAAACGGATCCAACCCATAAAAGTTCTGTTTAAATGGGAGAATGGAAGTATTCCagatgaaaatgttttagcGAAGAGCTGGTTTCCTCAACTAGATGTTTTAT GTCACCCAAAGCTCATAGGCTTTGTATCCCACGGAGGCATGTTGAGTACGTCAGAGGCGGCCAACTGCGGGGTCCCGATGGTGGCGGTGCCGTTCTTCGGAGACCAGTTCGGGAATGCCGCGTCCATTAAAGCCGCAGGGTTGGGCACCACTGTCTTCTTCGACCGTTTGACTGGAGACTCACTTGCTGCGGCTATCAAAGACATTACCAGTGCTGA AACCCAAGAAAAAGCTAAGAAGATAGCAAGACTATGGAACGACCGACCTATGTCTGCTCTAGATAGCGCAATCTACTGGACAGAGTATGTAGCTCGACATAAACAAGCGCCGCCATCTCTACCAAGCAAGGCGTCGTGGTGCCAAACAATACCAATAGGTGTCTATAGCGTCTTGTTGCTAATAAGTTTTCTGATTTTAGTGATATTTgttataatttgtaaacttTTGAAAGCTATAGTAGGgctgttattttttaaaaggaaaataaaagaGGAATAG
- the LOC125489062 gene encoding uncharacterized protein LOC125489062 isoform X1, which translates to MIHTNVNIDNISKFHYLRASLQGSAAIVVKNIDFTSDNYLTAWNLLCERYNNTRLLVNNHVQALFNVDTITKESSRCIRYLVDTTNKNIRALTNLKQPTEHWDTLIIYMMSTKLDGTTSRYWEEHRNNMSEPPTLSQFCTFLGNRADLLETLEDAKGKNPKAEVSKPRGFLATHNSTSESTNSFKIKCPLCKSDHLLYTCEKFRELTVESRIAKAREFKVCLNCLRPGHSHIKCNLSHCRYCKYKHNTLLHLNKQDLTIPTPTTSLPESVPLALHANTSQTQQHTTTTEVALPSNTSQPTTSPQILLSTALVKVLDKKGNQHDARLLLDNGSTANFISQDLCSKLGLSSRATHSTVSDLTKEAYRAALLRFFSRRGKCRSITSDNATTFVGACNELHKLVTESSISTELADEENQVAFRQQ; encoded by the exons ATGATTCACACCAATGTtaatatagataatattaGTAAATTTCATTATCTCCGCGCTTCATTGCAAGGGAGCGCGGCTAtagtagtaaaaaatatagattttacTAGCGATAACTACCTAACAGCATGGAATTTACTATGTGAGAGATATAACAATACTAGGTTATTAGTAAACAACCACGTCCAAGCCTTATTCAATGTTGATACTATAACTAAAGAATCTAGTCGCTGCATTCGCTACTTAGTAGacacaacaaataaaaatattagggCACTAACTAACCTCAAACAGCCCACTGAACACTGGGAcacattaataatttatatgatgTCTACCAAATTAGACGGGACTACTAGTAGGTACTGGGAAGAACATCGTAATAACATGTCAGAACCACCCACTCTGAGCCAATTTTGCACCTTTTTAGGTAACAGAGCGGACCTACTAGAAACACTGGAAGATGCTAAAGGAAAAAATCCCAAAGCTGAAGTTTCTAAACCAAGGGGATTTTTAGCAACTCACAATAGTACTTCAGAAAGCACCaactcatttaaaattaaatgtccTTTGTGTAAAAGCGATCATTTGTTATACACTTGTGAAAAATTTCGAGAATTAACCGTTGAAAGTCGCATTGCTAAAGCCAGAGAGTTTAAAGTCTGTCTCAATTGTTTACGTCCCGGTCATTCACACATCAAATGTAACCTATCACACTGTCGCTattgtaaatataaacataatacgTTGTTACATCTTAATAAACAAGATTTAACCATACCTACTCCCACAACATCATTACCCGAGAGTGTACCTTTAGCTTTACATGCCAACACTTCTCAAACACAACAACACACAACTACAACTGAAGTAGCCCTACCTTCAAACACCAGTCAGCCAACTACTTCGCCTCAAATTCTCCTATCCACAGCGCTGGTGAAAGTTCTAGACAAGAAGGGCAACCAACACGACGCCAGGCTCCTATTGGACAACGGCAGTACGGCCAACTTCATTTCTCAAGACCTCTGCAGCAAGCTGGGGCTGTCGAGTCGTGCCACGCACTCCACGGTGTCAG ATCTGACTAAGGAAGCTTACAGAGCAGCATTATTACGCTTCTTTAGCCGTCGCGGTAAATGCCGGTCTATCACATCAGATAATGCAACAACGTTCGTCGGGGCTTGTAACGAGCTGCATAAGCTGGTCACTGAATCCTCCATAAGTACTGAGTTGGCCGATGAag AAAACCAAGTGGCATTCCGGCAGCAATGA
- the LOC125489062 gene encoding uncharacterized protein LOC125489062 isoform X2, whose protein sequence is MIHTNVNIDNISKFHYLRASLQGSAAIVVKNIDFTSDNYLTAWNLLCERYNNTRLLVNNHVQALFNVDTITKESSRCIRYLVDTTNKNIRALTNLKQPTEHWDTLIIYMMSTKLDGTTSRYWEEHRNNMSEPPTLSQFCTFLGNRADLLETLEDAKGKNPKAEVSKPRGFLATHNSTSESTNSFKIKCPLCKSDHLLYTCEKFRELTVESRIAKAREFKVCLNCLRPGHSHIKCNLSHCRYCKYKHNTLLHLNKQDLTIPTPTTSLPESVPLALHANTSQTQQHTTTTEVALPSNTSQPTTSPQILLSTALVKVLDKKGNQHDARLLLDNGSTANFISQDLCSKLGLSSRATHSTVSENQVAFRQQ, encoded by the exons ATGATTCACACCAATGTtaatatagataatattaGTAAATTTCATTATCTCCGCGCTTCATTGCAAGGGAGCGCGGCTAtagtagtaaaaaatatagattttacTAGCGATAACTACCTAACAGCATGGAATTTACTATGTGAGAGATATAACAATACTAGGTTATTAGTAAACAACCACGTCCAAGCCTTATTCAATGTTGATACTATAACTAAAGAATCTAGTCGCTGCATTCGCTACTTAGTAGacacaacaaataaaaatattagggCACTAACTAACCTCAAACAGCCCACTGAACACTGGGAcacattaataatttatatgatgTCTACCAAATTAGACGGGACTACTAGTAGGTACTGGGAAGAACATCGTAATAACATGTCAGAACCACCCACTCTGAGCCAATTTTGCACCTTTTTAGGTAACAGAGCGGACCTACTAGAAACACTGGAAGATGCTAAAGGAAAAAATCCCAAAGCTGAAGTTTCTAAACCAAGGGGATTTTTAGCAACTCACAATAGTACTTCAGAAAGCACCaactcatttaaaattaaatgtccTTTGTGTAAAAGCGATCATTTGTTATACACTTGTGAAAAATTTCGAGAATTAACCGTTGAAAGTCGCATTGCTAAAGCCAGAGAGTTTAAAGTCTGTCTCAATTGTTTACGTCCCGGTCATTCACACATCAAATGTAACCTATCACACTGTCGCTattgtaaatataaacataatacgTTGTTACATCTTAATAAACAAGATTTAACCATACCTACTCCCACAACATCATTACCCGAGAGTGTACCTTTAGCTTTACATGCCAACACTTCTCAAACACAACAACACACAACTACAACTGAAGTAGCCCTACCTTCAAACACCAGTCAGCCAACTACTTCGCCTCAAATTCTCCTATCCACAGCGCTGGTGAAAGTTCTAGACAAGAAGGGCAACCAACACGACGCCAGGCTCCTATTGGACAACGGCAGTACGGCCAACTTCATTTCTCAAGACCTCTGCAGCAAGCTGGGGCTGTCGAGTCGTGCCACGCACTCCACGGTGTCAG AAAACCAAGTGGCATTCCGGCAGCAATGA